Proteins co-encoded in one Micropterus dolomieu isolate WLL.071019.BEF.003 ecotype Adirondacks linkage group LG19, ASM2129224v1, whole genome shotgun sequence genomic window:
- the ttc9c gene encoding tetratricopeptide repeat protein 9C, with the protein MEAGGGEESMEVQGAAAAAAPGFSGHRQTNAKPVWASLEEAAQMKTEGNAFYREKNIRSAIGRYHRALLILRGLDSDVMTPVKGFGPERPALTPEQEAVLRSTQVDCYNNLAACLLQRQIVDYARVREYSLRVLQWRPGDVKALYRAGVATLEMGDAQTAKQYLAQACRDQPNDANVRKHLQRAEEKLNRELQKEKAMYRGMFAPSLESSSGEGINQTNRTGEGV; encoded by the exons ATGgaggctggaggaggagaggagagtatGGAAGTGCAGGgggcagctgcagcagcagcaccaggcTTTTCTGGACACCGACAGACTAATGCAAAGCCAGTTTGGGCTTCGCTAGAAGAAGCAGCccaaatgaaaacagaaggGAACGCTTTCTACAGGGAGAAGAACATTCGTTCAGCAATCGGGCGTTATCACCGTGCTCTGCTGATCCTCAGAGGCCTCGACTCTGATGTGATGACGCCAGTGAAAGGGTTTGGACCTGAGAGACCTGCTCTCACACCTGAACAGGAGGCTGTACTAAGAAGCACACAAGTGGACTGCTACAACAACCTAGCTG CCTGTTTGCTGCAGAGACAGATTGTTGACTATGCTCGTGTGCGGGAGTACAGCCTGCGGGTACTGCAGTGGCGACCAGGTGATGTCAAAGCACTTTACAGGGCGGGAGTAGCCACTCTGGAGATGGGAGATGCACAGACTGCTAAACAGTACCTTGCCCAGGCCTGCAGAGACCAGCCTAATG ATGCCAACGTGAGGAAGCACCTTCAGAGGGCTGAGGAGAAACTGAATCGGGAGTTACAGAAAGAGAAGGCCATGTACCGAGGCATGTTTGCACCCAGCCTGGAGAGCAGCTCCGGAGAAGGGATTAACCAAACCAACAGAACTGGTGAGGGAGTTTAG
- the LOC123958226 gene encoding phosphomethylethanolamine N-methyltransferase-like, whose translation MTEFWKEHSKVTTVEQMMLDSRARELTQHELPEILSMLPCLDGYRVLELGAGIGRYTSHLLARAGHVTAVDFMDSFVERNRQDNGHHSNATFIQADVTKLDVPQNSIDFIFSNWLLMYLSDEELKSFMEKMLGWLRPGGFLFFRESCNHRSGDSKRDFNPTCYRSDAQYSHMVSSVQVEGPEGGQKFGFEMVLKKKVKTYIEMKNNRNQICWLLEKVPHSSNSQNSFNTFQQFLDNQQYTRRGILRYEKMFGAGYISTGGPSTTKEFVDLLNLKPGQKVLDVGCGIGGGDFYMAKTFGVEVLGLDLSDNMVDIAMERAITEKLPLVQFEVADATKRTFPEGSFDVI comes from the exons ATGACAGAGTTTTGGAAGGAGCACTCCAAGGTCACCACAGTGGAGCAGATGATGCTGGACTCTCGTGCGAGGGAGCTGACCCAGCACGAGCTGCCCGAGATCCTCTCCATGCTGCCCTGCCTGGATGGATACAGAGTGCTGGAACTGGGAGCTGGCATTGG TCGTTACACCAGCCACCTGCTGGCCAGAGCCGGCCATGTGACTGCTGTCGACTTCATGGACAGCTTTGTGGAGAGGAACAGGCAGGACAATGGTCACCATAGCAACGCTACCTTCATCCAAGCTGATGTCACAAAGCTGGACGTCCCCCAAAACAG CATTGACTTCATCTTCTCCAACTGGCTGCTGATGTACCTGAGTGACGAGGAGCTGAAGTCCTTCATGGAGAAGATGCTGGGCTGGCTGCGGCCCGGTGGCTTTCTCTTCTTCAGGGAGTCCTGCAACCACCGGTCAG GTGACTCCAAGAGGGACTTCAACCCCACCTGCTACCGCTCTGACGCACAATACAGCCACATGGTATCATCAGTACAAGTGGAGGGGCCAGAGGGGGGCCAGAAGTTTGGTTTTGAGATGGTGTTGAAAAAGAAAGTTAAGACCTATATTGAG ATGAAAAACAATCGAAATCAgatctgctggctgctggagaagGTTCCCCACTCCTCGAATTCCCAGAATTCATTTAACACCTTCCAGCAGTTCCTGGACAACCAGCAGTACACCCGCCGTGGGATCCTACGCTATGAGAAGATGTTTGGGGCTGGTTACATCAGCACAGGCGGGCCCAGCACCACCAAG GAGTTTGTGGACCTGCTGAACCTGAAGCCCGGACAGAAGGTTCTAGATGTTGGCTGTGGCATTGGTGGAGGAGACTTCTACATGGCTAAG ACCTTTGGAGTGGAAGTGCTTGGCCTGGACCTGTCAGACAACATGGTGGATATTGCTATGGAGCGGGCGATCACTGAGAAGCTGCCATTA GTCCAGTTTGAGGTGGCTGATGCCACTAAGAGGACGTTCCCAGAAGGTTCCTTTGATGTGATC